In the genome of Calliopsis andreniformis isolate RMS-2024a chromosome 10, iyCalAndr_principal, whole genome shotgun sequence, one region contains:
- the LOC143184779 gene encoding uncharacterized protein LOC143184779, with amino-acid sequence MADNVHRKSHKLSDGSRKTSAPVHRTTTETIRLGEPEKLYQPVSLTTSSNVTANQCRKKTSSFQITSVTVGCRMSNDAGEDSNDDLDESHTEDNSVEHSRITDIDIETPSYSEDTFSKEDVFFNTSNAALSTAPVIPTSSQYGLAIVPSEGNNANNSVNDSNINTLDIASVTDNNIINLLSSNAKQDADLREVHSHGRNERFKVVKIESTEPFKRGRWTCMDYLDHTSVNQPTAIGTPKVSDPNEVCISYGVTDSGIVVLDAAKQSVVSEDKGISIDANGQVSAHPDVHTIGVSNNPTAVSSANYAVSNSIPPNAQHNPSQVQTQAKVQAPSQIPQYFQSSAQPLASQQQQQQQGGQGSTLPSNLQPTHPNNLTQPQSMPQGSIPIITQTGSSNVTAQQSIPHSKEDAYVTVSTQNQSLPVQNVCQASVQQPPVPTSQAPNILVTQQQQQHVPPPPQQQQQQQPQQPQPPQQQQPQAQQQQQQPQQQPLQTQKPITQISEPLTAIQGMQSIQNIHKVPQTGAQQTSSTIHAPGAPVQPQVIPPTQMQPQTSGSSAQVQMAQVSASCQNVVGSIQQGSMSFHQPDPEQDSIPGIVGASATQSADSALLESLTEVTQGSDEHHTLEDNESMSGTSAVAIDNKIEQAMDLVKSHLMFAVREEVEVLKEKIAELMDRINQLEAENSILKAHATPETLAQLSQSTAKLPQNSSASGQ; translated from the exons atggCAGATAATGTGCACAGAAAGTCGCATAAGCTGTCGGATGGTAGTAGAAAAACATCTGCACCAGTGCACCGTACGACCACCGAGACGATTCGGTTAGGAGAGCCCGAGAAACTGTACCAGCCGGTTAGTCTGACCACTTCCAGCAACGTGACGGCGAACCAGTGTCGGAAGAAGACATCGTCCTTTCAGATTACTAGCGTCACCGTCGGCTGTCGCATGAGCAATGACGCCGGCGAGGATTCGAATGACGACCTGGACGAGTCCCACACGGAGGACAACTCCGTGGAGCATTCGCGTATCACCGACATCGACATCGAGACACCCAGCTATTCTGAGGACACCTTCTCCAAGGAGGATGTATTCTTCAATACCAGTAACGCTGCCCTTAGTACTGCTCCGGTGATTCCTACCAGTTCTCAGTATGGTTTGGCGATTGTTCCATCGGAGGGGAACAACGCGAACAACTCTGTGAACGACAGCAATATCAACACGTTGGACATTGCCTCTGTTACGGACAACAATATTATTAACTTATTGTCGAGTAATGCCAAGCAAGATGCAGATCTTCGTGAAGTACATTCGCACGGTAGGAATGAACGGTTCAAAGTGGTTAAAATTGAGAGTACTGAACCCTTTAAACGGGGCAGATGGACTTGCATGGATTATTTGGATCACACGTCGGTCAATCAACCTACTGCAATTGGTACCCCTAAAGTGTCGGATCCGAATGAGGTGTGCATATCCTACGGGGTGACGGATAGCGGAATTGTTGTACTAGATGCAGCTAAGCAATCGGTTGTGTCTGAAGATAAAGGTATAAGTATTGATGCTAATGGACAAGTGTCTGCACATCCAGATGTGCATACAATCGGTGTATCAAATAATCCTACAGCAGTTTCCAGTGCTAATTATGCTGTGAGCAATTCTATTCCTCCCAATGCACAGCATAATCCTTCCCAAGTTCAAACGCAAGCCAAGGTTCAGGCACCGTCGCAGATACCTCAATATTTTCAGTCTTCTGCTCAGCCTTTAGCgtcgcaacagcaacagcaacaacaagGAGGACAAGGGTCCACATTACCTTCTAATCTGCAACCTACCCACCCAAACAATTTGACTCAGCCTCAGAGTATGCCTCAAGGTTCTATTCCTATTATAACACAGACTGGTAGTAGTAACGTGACAGCCCAGCAGAGTATACCTCATTCTAAAGAAGACGCGTATGTGACTGTCAGTACACAGAATCAGTCGTTACCGGTTCAAAATGTTTGTCAAGCTTCTGTTCAACAGCCACCTGTCCCAACATCTCAGGCACCTAATATTCTGGTTACccagcaacaacagcaacatGTTCCTCCACCTcctcagcaacagcaacagcagcagccacagcagccacagccgccgCAACAACAGCAACCGCAggcgcagcaacagcagcagcagccacagcaacagCCATTGCAAACCCAGAAGCCGATAACGCAAATCTCTGAACCATTGACTGCCATACAAGGAATGCAGAGCATCCAAAACATTCATAAAGTTCCTCAGACAGGTGCACAGCAGACTTCGTCGACTATTCATGCTCCTGGAGCACCGGTACAGCCACAAGTTATACCGCCGACCCAGATGCAGCCCCAGACATCTGGAAGCAGCGCTCAGGTGCAAATGGCACAGGTGTCAGCTAGCTGCCAGAATGTTGTAGGCAGTATACAGCAAGGAAGTATGTCGTTTCATCAACCCGATCCGGAGCAGGACTCCATCCCAGGCATTGTAGGTGCATCCGCAACTCAGTCGGCGGATTCTGCCCTTCTAGAGTCTTTAACTGAAGTTACTCAAGGCAGCGACGAACATCATACCCTCGAAGATAATGAAAG TATGTCGGGGACTAGCGCTGTAGCAATTGATAATAAGATCGAGCAGGCCATG GATCTTGTTAAGAGTCATTTGATGTTTGCTGTACGTGAAGAGGTTGAGGTACTCAAAGAAAAAATAGCAGAGCTTATGGATCGCATTAATCAATTGGAAGCTGAAAATTCAATCTTAAAAGCACACGCGACTCCAGAAACATTGGCTCAATTGAGCCAATCAACTGCAAAATTACCCCAAAACAGTTCAGCAAGTGGTCAATAG
- the LOC143184565 gene encoding RCC1-like G exchanging factor-like protein, which produces MMNMIKTCLKSSVRKRSKNVRLNKGENKQKVSDTLPVFQYPVSKQRDYRVYVWGMAEHGALGMMKGSLHEKGFAYIPIPKRLPFGERHNVTDIACGYGFTAFAVRSNDKDILYGSGINTDSQLGFNDLDKKFSDAIITEPRPIPLPLKESSTEVIDIAAGRAHLLVLTSEGLFTLGNNSYGQCGRPIITNEDYSSSRVVHHIANIKGTKIKAVTAGQDHSILLTESGEVYTFGWGADGQTGLAHYRNEYRPSLVKGDLAGQHIIKVACVADCVLALSDKGKVFGWGNSEYGQLPIKDETQQVNIATEITTLQQFGHITDIASGGCFCMILNNTGEVYVWGYGILGFGPEVKRVPQPTLIPSVLFGKNAYEKNTKVVKIFCGMSQLAALTNVGDLYMWGCNKFGSLGLNHFKDQFFPLKVTIGGQVKKVSCGIDHTVTLCKPFV; this is translated from the exons atgatgaatATGATAAAAACGTGTTTGAAGAGTAGCGTACGAAAACGAAGTAAAAATGTACGATTAAACAAAGGGGAGAATAAACAGAAAGTTTCGGATACTTTACCAG TATTTCAATACCCAGTGAGCAAACAAAGAGATTACAGAGTGTATGTTTGGGGTATGGCAGAACATGGTGCACTTGGTATGATGAAAGGAAGTTTGCACGAAAAGGGTTTTGCATATATTCCAATACCAAAACGATTACCTTTTGGGGAAAGACACAATGTAACAGATATTGCATGTGGCTATGGTTTTACTGCTTTTGCAGTACGATCTAATGACAAAGATATCCTTTATGGAAGTGGAATAAACACTGACTCTCAATtag GTTTTAATGACTTAGACAAAAAGTTCTCTGATGCCATAATAACTGAACCAAGACCTATTCCTTTACCACTTAAGGAGTCTTCAACTGAagtcatagatatagcagctggAAGGGCACATTTATTAGTATTAACTAGTGAAGGTTTATTTACATTAGGAAACAATTCATATGGGCAATGTGGTAGACCTATAATAACAAATGAGGATTATAGTAGCAGTAGAGTTGTCCATCATATAGCTAATATCAAGGGTACAAAAATTAAAGCTGTAACGGCTGGCCAAGATCACAG CATACTCTTGACAGAATCTGGTGAAGTCTATACTTTTGGCTGGGGAGCAGATGGACAAACTGGTTTGGCACATTATCGAAATGAATACAGACCAAGTTTGGTCAAAGGAGACTTGGCTGGACAGCACATCATAAAAGTTGCCtgtgttgcagattgtgtattagcACTCAGCG ATAAAGGAAAAGTGTTTGGCTGGGGCAATTCGGAATATGGACAATTACCTATCAAGGATGAGACTCAGCAAGTAAATATTGCCACAGAAATAACTACACTACAACAGTTTGGTCACATTACTGACATTGCAAGTGGTGGTTGTTTCTGTATGATTTTGAATA ATACAGGTGAAGTTTATGTATGGGGCTATGGTATCCTCGGTTTTGGTCCTGAGGTTAAAAGAGTTCCACAGCCCACCTTAATTCCATCTGTCCTGTTTGGAAAAAATGCATATGAAAAAAACACCAAA GTggttaaaatattttgtggaatGAGTCAGCTTGCAGCTTTGACTAATGTGGGTGATTTATATATGTGGGGTTGTAATAAGTTTGGATCTCTGGGATTAAATCATTTCAAAGACCAATTCTTTCCACTGAAG GTAACTATCGGAGGTCAAGTGAAAAAGGTTAGCTGTGGTATAGATCATACAGTTACTCTCTGTAAACCTTTTgtttaa
- the LOC143185138 gene encoding uncharacterized protein LOC143185138, protein MAKFFYFFIFTILAVHGQENAVRNLSPSLRECYENKYLLQRDNRLPHTLNTFLAILRKIENTPGLNMDLRSLSVALLHRFRQDGIVPNPTVVIQDGVTPYAPNSYQFFRQAQTLRLIPGNAISFPNNSITDVERCTLHFMLSNSIEIFQRGDEAKVCRVAGAYRYRRSNKNDDKMTDDTTISDVETLSSGEIKTMTNHKDGSTRVTVDPNSFYPELPLNHPDIARLLALPPRSKCPVENGVIKTPWGAVSPGLVLAGIASAMQPETVRLQDLQPDTLQFNYSNLPEMPLDNKWISTLAGDLAEVALIQGPTGEKLSVGVTGNWNSTTLPRWYFLNSNDKLEMTTAEIRGGLDGLILANEISKWYTKMPSLKLSQIFDMYYSPRGLFDSPIKACNRRTLFTSVAPNETMTAQAYAAALLLNPDLTKATLEMAAIEKFTVQAVNELVTYIPTSMNSDLSCSNTDMLNDFNNVSVDLTIILDTNWAFTAIQPILANLLESIEVNQYNSNFTLINGRDGTPMINSSFSILEFYAYNSSHYENITKGFDLPLSLDKLMSRQANKLNNERNQGVGGARSDVVLIIPYISPLSESNKEYCLHVISQMREQIPDTEILIMTYGSKDTWSNLVRDSTKDLFSIGIGDTKGALQPITGLVSRIKQVPKRLINTQCGADYIATGPSNSYSDYIVPNGVNFYKLHPNYFYKSEGVATIKIGGSGSDSLIVCSSRDPLYINATKSTSEECRSITGDTHSITISCADAAFIHECPPLYISVSANSTSDSTQCTDPGCRFPRMIKFTISYEDLLCTSGASTIAFNSLILFVLLGFSKILNFI, encoded by the exons ATGGCAAAGTTCTTCTATTTCTTCATTTTTACTATATTAG CTGTACACGGGCAAGAAAATGCCGTTCGCAATCTTTCCCCATCTCTTCGAGAATGTTATGAAAACAAATATTTATTGCAAAGGGATAACAGACTACCACATACTTTAAATACATTTCTTGCAATACTCCGTAAAATTGAAAATACACCGGGCCTTAATATGGATTTAAGAAGTCTATCTGTGGCGCTTTTACATCG ttttcgCCAAGATGGAATTGTACCAAATCCTACTGTTGTCATACAAGATGGAGTAACACCTTATGCACCAAATTCTTACCAATTCTTTCGACAAGCTCAAACTCTTCGTTTGATACCAGGGAATGCTATTTCATTTCCTAACAATAGTATCACAGATGTTGAAAGG tGTACCTTACACTTCATGTTATCAAATAGCATTGAAATCTTTCAAAGAGGAGACGAAGCAAAAGTGTGCCGAGTCGCGGGTGCATACAGATATAGAAGAAGCAATAAGAATGACGATAAAATGACTGACGATACTACGATCAGTGATGTGGAAACTTTATCATCCGGTGAAAT aaAGACAATGACTAACCATAAAGATGGAAGTACTCGAGTCACGGTTGATCCAAATTCATTCTATCCGGAATTACCACTTAATCATCCAGATATTGCGAGATTGCTTGCATTACCACCTCGTAGTAAATGTCCTGTGGAGAATGGTGTGATAAAGACTCC ATGGGGTGCAGTATCTCCTGGTTTAGTTCTTGCTGGAATAGCTTCTGCAATGCAACCTGAAACCGTCAGACTTCAAGACCTACAGCCAGACACATTACAATTTAATTATTCAAACTTACCAGAAATGCCTTTGGATAATAAGTGGATCTCCACTTTAGCTG GTGATTTAGCAGAGGTGGCTTTAATACAAGGTCCTACAGGAGAGAAGCTTAGCGTCGGTGTAACGGGCAATTGGAATTCTACTACTTTACCACGATGGTATTTCTTGAATTCCAATGACAAGCTAGAAATGACGACTGCAGAAATTAGAGGCGGTTTGGATGGCTTAATATTGGCAAATGAAATCAGCAAATGGTACACCAAAATGCCCAGCTTGAAACTCTCACAGATTTTTGATATGTACTACAGCCCACGAGGACTTTTTGATTCTCCAATTAAAGCATGTAATCGCAGAACATTATTCACATCTGTTGCTCCAAACGAAACGATGACTGCACAG GCATATGCTGCTGCTTTACTATTAAATCCCGATCTAACTAAAGCAACACTTGAGATGGCAGCAATAGAGAAATTCACAGTTCAAGCGGTAAATGAATTAGTAACATACATAC CTACATCGATGAACAGTGACCTTTCATGCTCGAATACAGATATGTTAAATGATTTCAATAATGTATCTGTCGATTTAACAATTATTTTGGATACAAATTGGGCCTTCACTGCTATACAACCGATTCTTGC AAATTTATTGGAAAGCATAGAAGTAAATCAGTACAATAGCAATTTCACGCTAATAAATGGTCGTGATGGTACTCCAATGATTAACAGTAGTTTCAGTATTTTGGAATTCTATGCTTATAATTCGTCACATTATGAAAACA TTACTAAAGGTTTTGATTTACCTTTGTCACTCGATAAATTGATGTCGCGCCAGgcaaataaattgaataatgaaCGTAATCAAGGCGTTGGGGGTGCAAGATCTGACGTCGTTTTAATTATTCCATACATTTCACCTCTCTCTGAATCTAATAAAGAATACTGTTTACATGTTATATCACAAATGCGAGAGCAAATTCCAG ATACAGAAATATTGATCATGACATATGGATCCAAAGACACGTGGTCCAATTTGGTCCGGGATTCTACAAAAGATTTGTTTTCGATTGGTATCGGTGATACAAAAGGCGCTTTACAACCGATTACTGGTTTAGTTTCAAGAATAAAACAGG TTCCAAAGCGTTTGATTAACACACAATGTGGAGCAGATTACATTGCAACTGGACCTTCAAATTCATATAGTGATTACATAGTACCAAATGGTGTTAATTTCTATAAATTACATCCTAATTACTTCTACAAGTCTGAAGGTGTTGCAACGATAAAG ATTGGAGGCTCTGGTTCAGATAGTCTAATTGTATGTTCATCGCGGGATCCACTCTATATTAATGCAACGAAAAGTACATCTGAAGAGTGTAGATCTATAACTGGAGACACACATAGCATTACAATTTCTTGTGCTGATGCTGCTTTTATTCATGAGTGTCCACCACTTTATATATCAGTGTCTGCTAATAGCACAAGTGATTCGACTCAGTGCACTG ATCCTGGTTGCAGATTTCCTCGTATGATCAAATTCACAATATCCTACGAAGATTTATTATGCACAAGTGGTGCAAGtacaattgcatttaattctctCATTTTATTTGTACTCTTAGGTTTttccaaaatattaaatttcatatgA